The following coding sequences are from one Streptomyces sp. NBC_01485 window:
- a CDS encoding DUF305 domain-containing protein, with amino-acid sequence MRNTRTLTRRAVLAAVSVTAALALTACGNDDGHHSTSSSAAASADATAAAHNAQDVSFAQGMIPHHRQALEMAKLAADRASSAQVKDLASRVEKAQDPEIRTMSGWLTSWGEEPMPGMDHSGGSAMPGMMGGSDMGELEKASGTDFDTMFLTMMIEHHQGAVAMATTEKTKGEYGPALSMADDIVTAQTTEITDMNKLLGKS; translated from the coding sequence ATGCGCAACACCCGTACCCTGACCCGCCGTGCCGTTCTCGCGGCCGTGTCCGTCACCGCCGCGCTCGCTCTCACCGCCTGCGGCAACGACGACGGCCACCACTCCACGTCGTCGTCCGCGGCGGCGAGCGCCGACGCCACGGCCGCCGCGCACAACGCCCAGGACGTGTCCTTCGCGCAGGGCATGATCCCGCATCACCGGCAGGCCCTGGAGATGGCGAAGCTCGCCGCAGACCGGGCCTCCTCCGCCCAGGTCAAGGATCTCGCCTCGCGCGTCGAGAAGGCGCAGGACCCGGAGATCAGGACCATGAGCGGCTGGCTGACGTCCTGGGGCGAGGAGCCGATGCCCGGCATGGACCACTCCGGCGGTTCCGCGATGCCCGGCATGATGGGCGGCTCGGACATGGGCGAGTTGGAGAAGGCGTCCGGCACGGACTTCGACACCATGTTCCTGACCATGATGATCGAGCACCACCAGGGTGCCGTGGCCATGGCGACCACCGAGAAGACCAAGGGCGAGTACGGCCCCGCCCTCTCCATGGCCGACGACATCGTCACCGCCCAGACCACCGAGATCACGGACATGAACAAGCTCCTCGGCAAGAGCTGA
- a CDS encoding MarR family winged helix-turn-helix transcriptional regulator: MGVVTALVRSAFLVDAVYAESSRAYGITPQQAQLLCVLMPQPYGMSELGEMLGLAKSSLTGLVDRTVQRGLVRREPDPRDGRAVRVGLTEEGDRLAHEFYDETCRRVENLPSGLNANERDRLAALLARVVVDNKVPEVFTEPDA, encoded by the coding sequence ATGGGGGTCGTGACCGCGTTAGTGCGGTCGGCGTTCCTCGTGGACGCCGTGTACGCCGAGTCGAGCCGGGCCTACGGCATCACCCCGCAGCAGGCGCAACTGCTGTGCGTGCTGATGCCGCAGCCGTACGGCATGAGCGAGCTCGGCGAGATGCTCGGGCTCGCCAAGTCGAGCCTGACCGGGCTGGTGGACCGGACGGTCCAGCGCGGGCTGGTGCGGCGCGAGCCCGATCCCCGGGACGGGCGGGCCGTACGCGTCGGGCTCACCGAGGAGGGCGACCGCCTCGCGCACGAGTTCTACGACGAGACGTGCCGCCGCGTCGAGAACCTGCCCTCGGGCCTCAACGCGAACGAACGCGACCGGCTGGCCGCGCTCCTCGCCCGCGTCGTCGTCGACAACAAGGTGCCCGAGGTCTTCACCGAACCCGACGCCTGA
- a CDS encoding ArsR/SmtB family transcription factor, which translates to MGWWQVNADTLARSRFVLSPLAETFASLKLLHAGAGTHPGERDWLHARLPGYRAVLAADPVTAPLVRAGIGRDWIADFLTPTPRDGESFEEGVARVRAARPAEARAHLRTSLAGPLPAALDRDDLPERAAELLEYVWEAAVRPYWERRRRVLEADVVARTAQVSRGGWAAVLDSLRPGTRWLGESRFQVNLHEYPPREISGAELVFVPVTPRTGWVSWEGRQRYAVVYPCAGVLAEDPRERARAVPAALAALLGPARAAVLVLLGEGPLSTTQLVALTGQPLGSVGRHLRVLLDAGLVERRRAGRSVLYSRTAAGEVLAGSAAG; encoded by the coding sequence GTGGGCTGGTGGCAGGTCAACGCGGACACCCTGGCCCGTAGCCGCTTTGTGCTGTCGCCCCTCGCCGAGACCTTCGCGAGCCTGAAGCTGCTGCACGCGGGCGCGGGGACGCATCCCGGCGAGCGGGACTGGCTGCACGCCCGACTCCCCGGCTACCGCGCCGTACTGGCGGCCGACCCGGTGACCGCGCCGCTGGTGCGGGCCGGGATCGGGCGGGACTGGATCGCCGACTTCCTCACGCCCACGCCGAGGGACGGCGAGAGCTTCGAGGAGGGCGTGGCCCGGGTGCGGGCGGCCCGTCCGGCGGAGGCCCGCGCCCATCTGCGGACGTCCCTGGCCGGCCCGCTGCCCGCCGCCCTGGACCGCGACGACCTGCCCGAGCGGGCGGCCGAGCTGCTGGAGTACGTGTGGGAGGCGGCCGTACGGCCGTACTGGGAGCGGCGGCGGCGCGTCCTTGAGGCGGACGTCGTGGCGCGGACCGCGCAGGTCAGCCGGGGTGGCTGGGCCGCCGTGCTGGACTCGCTGCGGCCGGGGACGCGGTGGCTCGGCGAGAGCCGGTTCCAGGTCAACCTGCACGAGTATCCGCCCCGCGAGATCTCCGGTGCCGAGCTGGTGTTCGTGCCGGTCACGCCGAGGACCGGGTGGGTGTCGTGGGAGGGACGGCAGCGGTACGCCGTCGTCTACCCGTGCGCGGGGGTGCTCGCCGAGGACCCCCGGGAACGCGCCCGCGCCGTACCGGCCGCGCTGGCCGCGCTGCTGGGCCCCGCGAGGGCGGCCGTCCTCGTCCTGCTCGGCGAGGGCCCCCTGAGCACCACCCAACTGGTCGCCCTGACCGGCCAGCCCCTCGGCTCGGTCGGCCGCCATCTGCGCGTGCTGCTGGACGCGGGGCTGGTGGAGCGGCGGCGCGCGGGGCGGTCGGTGCTGTACTCGCGGACCGCGGCGGGGGAGGTCCTGGCCGGGTCCGCCGCCGGGTAG
- a CDS encoding glutathione peroxidase gives MTTDGATSPLDVRIGALKGGSAELSQYAGKAVLVVNVASKCGLTPQYTGLEKLQERYADQGFTVLGVPCNQFLGQEPGSAEEIAEFCSATYGVSFPLTEKVEVNGDDRHPLYERLVGFADGEGHDGDVRWNFEKFLIGRDGSVVARFSPQTEPEAAEVVAAIEGQLG, from the coding sequence ATGACTACTGATGGCGCTACCTCTCCCCTCGACGTCCGGATCGGTGCCCTCAAGGGCGGTTCCGCGGAGCTCTCGCAGTACGCGGGCAAGGCCGTGCTGGTGGTGAACGTGGCCTCCAAGTGCGGCCTGACCCCGCAGTACACGGGCCTGGAGAAGCTCCAGGAGCGGTACGCCGACCAGGGCTTCACCGTCCTCGGCGTGCCCTGCAACCAGTTCCTCGGGCAGGAGCCCGGCAGCGCCGAGGAGATCGCCGAGTTCTGCTCGGCGACGTACGGCGTGAGCTTCCCGCTGACGGAGAAGGTCGAGGTCAACGGGGACGACCGGCACCCGCTGTACGAGCGGCTCGTCGGGTTCGCGGACGGCGAGGGCCACGACGGCGACGTCCGCTGGAACTTCGAGAAGTTCCTGATCGGCCGGGACGGCTCCGTCGTCGCCCGCTTCTCCCCGCAGACCGAGCCGGAGGCCGCCGAGGTCGTCGCGGCCATCGAGGGCCAACTCGGCTGA
- a CDS encoding MerR family transcriptional regulator — protein MNVRDDDAGELLTIGAFAARARLSAKALRLYDRLGLLAPALTDEASGYRYYRADQVERARLVAMLRQLDMPLARIAEVVETPDGFEAGDRLAAYWDDVETRFAAQRTLAAYLRARLSGRSSEMYEKFEVQLVDVPEQVIITETRHTLADELPVWIPASLGRLEQAAGECGGIVGAPFVVYHSAVSMESDGPVESCVPVADEAAARTWAATGDRGRQAGVRIEPARRLAYTRITKAQVAHPQILAPYEAVEAWMKREVWDYDGHCREIYFADWDAAGAEDPVCDVAFPVKRGA, from the coding sequence ATGAACGTGAGGGACGACGACGCCGGCGAACTGCTCACCATCGGCGCGTTCGCCGCACGCGCCCGCCTCTCGGCCAAGGCGCTGCGGCTGTACGACCGGCTCGGACTGCTCGCCCCGGCGCTCACCGACGAGGCCAGCGGCTACCGCTACTACCGCGCCGACCAGGTGGAACGCGCCCGGCTGGTGGCCATGCTGCGCCAGCTCGACATGCCGCTCGCGCGGATCGCCGAGGTGGTGGAGACCCCCGACGGCTTCGAGGCCGGGGACCGGCTCGCCGCCTACTGGGACGACGTCGAGACCCGTTTCGCCGCCCAGCGCACCCTCGCCGCCTACCTCCGTGCACGGCTGTCGGGGAGGAGCTCCGAGATGTACGAGAAGTTCGAGGTCCAGTTGGTCGACGTGCCCGAGCAGGTGATCATCACCGAGACCCGGCACACGCTCGCGGACGAGCTGCCCGTCTGGATCCCCGCCTCACTGGGGCGACTTGAGCAGGCGGCCGGGGAGTGCGGAGGGATCGTCGGCGCGCCGTTCGTCGTCTACCACTCGGCGGTGTCCATGGAGAGCGACGGCCCGGTCGAGTCCTGCGTACCGGTCGCCGACGAGGCCGCGGCCCGCACCTGGGCGGCGACGGGCGACCGGGGCAGGCAGGCCGGCGTACGGATCGAACCGGCCCGCCGCCTCGCGTACACCCGCATCACCAAGGCGCAGGTGGCGCACCCACAGATCCTCGCCCCCTACGAGGCGGTGGAGGCGTGGATGAAGCGGGAGGTCTGGGACTACGACGGCCACTGCCGCGAGATCTACTTCGCCGACTGGGACGCGGCCGGAGCGGAGGACCCGGTCTGCGACGTGGCGTTCCCGGTGAAGCGGGGGGCCTGA
- a CDS encoding DUF397 domain-containing protein, with translation MAILQGGLDAWTTSSYTNGGGACVEVKSPTWELAVRDSKVPDGPRLAFPPDAWSAFVASIKV, from the coding sequence GTGGCAATTCTTCAGGGCGGCCTCGACGCATGGACGACGTCTTCGTACACCAACGGGGGCGGTGCGTGCGTGGAGGTGAAGTCCCCCACCTGGGAGCTCGCCGTGCGGGACTCCAAAGTTCCCGACGGTCCCCGCCTGGCGTTCCCGCCTGACGCCTGGAGCGCCTTTGTCGCTTCCATCAAGGTGTGA